DNA sequence from the Vicia villosa cultivar HV-30 ecotype Madison, WI linkage group LG3, Vvil1.0, whole genome shotgun sequence genome:
aattagggaaatgtagcaaacaacacaattaatcagaaaaacacatttacgggcgttacaataGTCATTAtccaattactttctctcaacccagagttgatcttctttctttctttctcaacccagagttgatttccctttattcttcgacccagagtcgacccacttttcttcttcaacccagagttgagttctacttcatttctaacccagagttaatttgttcaatccagaattgatacactTTTCCTTATTGGAGTTTacaccatttcttccccagtggatcttatctctcaacaggcaaattttcaggttctcttggtatttaatcttcttcaaccttgaatgatcgaaaggctagcgccaatcacaccttcaggtttaagacaattaaataggggcagctgttgcaccccaaaattttcccatctaatTTTACTTTTAACTGGCTTCTTTCTTTAACATCTTTTGCATTTTAGGTCATCAACATATCATGCATTGATTCATTAAGGATAATCTGATTGATTAAATCAATGGCAATGGATCAAGAGGATCTGTGAAATGCTTGGATTATGAGTTATGTTACAAAACTGGACGAATATATAGCAAGATGATATGTATTGGGACGTTATCGAGATTGAATTGCCTGGACAAAGATGTTAAAAGGACTCACACCATGGTCATGGAATTCTATGCAAGACATTAATCAAAAGGAGAGTGAAAGTAAAAGATTCAATTGGAAAAAGAGGATTAATTTGAGTATTTGGAACTTGTCATTTGGATCTAAGCAATGATTCAAGAATAATTCATTCAGAATTCAGGTTTCTGAATATATTCAATATTTAAGAAGAAATCATTTGCAAAGTTCATTCAAGTGAGCATCATGACTCATTACAAGCTTCATTCAGGGTTTTCCACAACAAATTTACAAGATTAAAGTCCAATTTCACTATGAAGGATCATTATAAAAGGTTCAAATTTACATGTTTACAATTACAGTCATTCTTATTTATCCAAGTCTCAAATTACAGTTTCCATTACAAGAACAAAGAAAACCATTACACAATggtccatgaaacaatgcaaaaAGAAGTCATCACAAGTCTCAATCATAACAAAGcaaatcacaaaaagaaagagATCTATTAAGATTACTATAACTTCATTCAGCTCCATCCTGATTTCACCTTTTGCTTTACTTGGAAAAGATCTCCATGAGTTCCCTTGAGTTGTTCATCACATCATCGGCACACCTTTCCTTCAGAATCAATCCACTATCAGTCCCTATTTTAAACCAAAGAAAATCAGCCCCATATCATACATAACAGTTCACATTCATTGACAGTAGCAGTACACACAGCATACAAGAGAACCATTCAAGCTAATGTCAAGCTCAGCATATATTTAGTCTAAAACTAACACCCAGTCACTAACCTTTTCTTTTTTACCAACCTTTCTAACAGAGTTAACCTATTTCTAAACCTCATCCTAATTGTTTTAGCCATCAAACTATACTTGCAAATCAAAGAAAAAACCAAGATGCAACCTACTGTTACATCACTAACTACCAGCCCTGTGCATAACTGAATCACTCAAATAGATCCTGCTTCACATAGCAAACTGACTTGCAACACAGCACATACCTAACTAACTTCTAACTTCCAAACCAATTGTAACAAATTCCTAACTGAATTCCTAAACATCTAACAGAAATACATAACTGATTAAGAGAATCAAAACAGAAAATAGGAGAGATTGAACTAACCTTCACCTCTATATAATCTTCAAGTCTTGGATGCTTCTTCTTGGGGGGATTTATTTTCTGCTTCACCTTCACACGATCTTCTTCCACCTTCATCTCTTCTCTCCACCATTTCTCTTCATTCTTCTCCACCATTTCTCTTCATTCTTATCCACCATTTCATCTCCTTCAACATTCATCTACTTCATGACCAAAACCTTCTTTCAATCACTTTTATCTTCTTCAATCCATTCAACCTTCAAACAACCTCCAAACGAAgcctccatcatcatcttcaacaactctcctctccatcatcttcatcaatcctcatcATTTTCAATAATCTGCAAAACCAACGACAACAACTCAATCCATTCAAACCCGAGAAATCAAGAAAAGGAGAAATCGAAGAAGAATCAGGATGAAGATACAAGCAAGGATTTGAGGTTACCTGAACCAACATCCCATCTCGATTGCGCTCATGTCACAGTTTGTAGCTAAAGCCTCGATTCTGAACCTCTTGCTTTTCATCTGTATTCAATCTTGCGACCTTAGGATTTTCATTCAGCATGGCGAAATGCACATCATAGCATCAAAGGCTGAACAATAACGCGCGAGCATGAAGGAGAAGGAGACTTACCGGTACCGGAGTTTCTTGAAGATGCTCAAATGGAAAAGAAAATACCATAGGCAAATCCAGGTAATCGTCTCTTTCTCCTCTATTTTCCTTCTAGgtccttcttctccttcttctctgAGTCTTGTGTGTGATGAGTTCTTGGTGCATTTGAGAGAGTGCTGAGGGTGATGATGGTTTTTGTAGTCAGGGAGTGGCTAGGCTCAGTTTGGTTCAGGGCTCAAGGCGAGCTCTGAGCAACCTTGATTGTGAGCTTTTGTGTGAGGAAGATGGGGGAGAGAAACTGAATGATGGAGAAGGTTCAGAGATAGAGTTTGAGAGGTGAGAGATGAAGAAATGGTGGCTAgagaagagatgaagatgatgacgagTGAGGGTGTTGATTGGTCAGAGTTGAGAGTGAAGGTTGATGAACGTAGAAGAAAAATGATGGATGAAGTGTGTGTTATGGTGAATGGGCGTGGAGTGAAGAGGATGAAGGTGAGAAAAAGTGGAGAGAATAATGAAGATGAACGAAGTGTGTGTATGGTGAAGATGTGTGTGAAGactttgaattgtggagggagatTGATTTATATAGAGATTGAGAGGGAGTGAAATCAGTTAGAGAGAGTTTGTTATGAGGTTAAGGGTGAGATTGAGAGGTTAGAAAGTTTGTTACTTCTGTTTCAAAACGGTTTTTTTCTGTTATGAGAGGGAGAGTTAGTTACATTCAGTTTTCTGTTATGGATCTGTTGGTAGGTTGGTTATATGAAGTTAGTTACTAGTTTTTGtgaagttagttataggttgaAAGTTAGTTAGGGATATTTTGGGATAGTTACCAAATTGGGGAAATTAGTTTGAGATCTGTTTGGAGGGCTATGGGAAGTTACAGGGTAATAACTGGAATCAATTAGGCGGTTTGAAGTTGGTTACAAAACCAGGGTAAGATCAATGGACCTACGACCCATAAGAATTGAAAAGGGATAAACATCAACAATGTGGCTGGAGAAGGAGAAGATTATCAACAACACTAaggctggggattgggaattggttttgaaatggtttgccaagacggaaactgggctttgaaagggtttgcaaggttgggaactgggctttgaaagggttttccAGGTTGGGAAGGCAAAgaattcacaacacgggggttggacctgaaaaTTTTATCCGCATGAGGGAAAGGGACcacagagactagtgacgactagactcgattaaaagacatcggtaaacactgcagaatcacaaagatattaatgcttgcgaagcataagaattacaatgatccctcaggccaaaggcggggtgtaactctccaagagcggcaattattcaaattgccacacaccatgtatggttattcaaacgattgaaaaaaaatgagatgggttgaacgcccatcctcattcacactctaatctgcacgcagcacacgggaaataaccacaacAAGACTAGTAGTGACTAGACTCGGCaagaagatgacagtaaccactggaAATTACGGATATatcgatgcttgcgaagcataagaattacattaatcccttaGGCCAAAagacggggtgtaactcttcaagagtggcaatcgttcgaattgccacacaccaagtatggttattaacTTGTACACATTTATCCAATACTTTTTCTAGATTTGAGAGACATCCTTCGAAATCCTCCCCACATACAGAGAAGTCGTTCATAAAGACTTCCATGATCTTGTCTATGTAATAAGCGAAAATTGAcatcatgcatctctgaaatgtcgCAGGGGCGTTGCATAATCTGAATGGTATTCGtctataagtgaatgttccataagggcatgtgaaggttgttttctcttggtcatcagggtgaattgagatttgaaagaatCCTGAGTAACCATCCAGGTAGGAGTAATAGGAATGTTTTGCTAAGTGTTCGAGCATTTGGTCAATAAAGGGAATAGGGAAATGGTATTTCCTTGTGGCTTTATTCAATTTGCGATAGTCAATACACATCCTCGCTCCAGTCACCTTTCTTTCGGCGATGGATTCGCCTGACTTGTTTACGGTAACTGTTATGCCTCCCTTGTTTGGTACACACTGGACCGGACTTACCCATTGGCTATCAAAGATTGGATATATAATTCCTGCATTCAGAAGTTTGGTAACTTCATCTTTAACTAATGTGCTCAGGATAGGGTTAATCCTcatttgatgttccctagaggttttgtaGTCTTCTTCCAACATGATGCGATGCATACATATGGAAAGACTTATTCCTTTTAGATCAGCAATGTTATATCCTAACGCAGATGGATATTTCCTTAATACTTGTAATAGCTTATCGGTCTATGTGGCTCCTAGCTCTGTGTTGACTATTACTGGTCTTTTGAGCTCATCGTCTAGGTATTCATAACTAAGAGTCTTGGGTAATGGTTTAAGGTCCAAGGCTGGTTTCTTTGGTCAAGGAATAGGGTTGggtgttaaagctaagcattctcTTAAACTATCGTCTCGATATTGCGGACGCCAATTGTCATCTTCGAAAATCAAGGGCATCGGAATCTTTATAACTTCAGAGTAAGATTCTTCCGATAATCCTATCTCTCTTACACATCCATCAATAACATCCACTAGGTAACATGTATCTTCAATAGCTGGGGCTTGAAGGAATCGTGTTAAAATAAACTCGACCTTCTCCTCACCTACTTCGAATGTCAACTTGCCTTTCTTTACGTCTATAATAGCTCCAGCGGTAGCTAGAAAAGGTTTTCCTAAGATTATGGGAGTATTGAAGTCTTCCTTTATGTCCATAATTATGAAATCCGTAGGGATGTAGAATTGTCCGATACGGACGGGTATGTTTTCAAGAACACCTACGCGATACTTGACAGATCGGTCTGCAAGTTGTACTGACAtctttgtgttagaacaagatttgttctgatcaatattcttagttttgatgataacaagtatatgaattttttatgagataatgtggtactctaatactatgcaatttccgtttcaggaattatataaagagtatgcacaaaatcagcgcaagaagcactgactcagaaggttcagcatgcaacatcagaacatggtctggcaagacatcagaagatggtcaagcagaatcagaacatgggtctatggaagcatcagaagaacttgagatcagaagcagaagcactgaagttctcatggtatcacgctcaaaagcacttcaaggttagaacacaagaagatgctctgcaccaagctgtttgactcggatgacattcaaacgttgtttacacaaacatcatatcagaagaaagtactagactggcaagctacgctgactgacaaaaggaacgttagaagctattaacggcaacgtcagtagacacagcggaaacaaggctcgaggtagttgacaaaagagtgaaacattaaatgcaatgttgtatggattacgcaaagcattaaatgctcccaacggtcatcttctcaagtgcctataaatatgaagttctgatgagaagctacgttACGAAGTCTGAACCAAACTTGcacaaacgctgttcaattcaaaagctctcaaacttcatcatcaagctcactacattgctgttgtaatctcttagtgagatttaagcttaaacttaagagaaaatcacagttgtgatagtagctttataagaagcattgtaactcttaaaagaatttgtttaaattaagttgtaagaactagagtgatcaggttgttgatcagtatactctagcaagtcttagaagttttctaagaagtttgttcctagagtgatcaggttgtgataaggatactctataagacttagcagttgtctaagtggaaaaccattgtaatcaagtgtgatttttggattaaatcctcaggtgaggtaaatcactccaagggggtggactggagtagtttagttaacaacgaaccaggataaaaatcattgtgcaaatagtttttatcttacaagtttttaaagctacacttattcaaaccccccctttctaagtgtttttctatcctttaatTCGCATCAGAGCGCTGGttttaaggtgcaagcacttaaccgtgtttagaaaagatttaggaagtgaaaaacgcttcagtaaaagatggctggtgaaattccaacaaacacatctacatctacatctggctctgctgagcaatacaatggaaatggtaataatggttatactagaccaccagtatttgatggtgaaaacttcgaatactggaaagataaactggaaagttatttccttggcctagatggtgaattatgggatcttctgatggatggttacaaacatccagtaaaagctacaggcgtaaggcttaccaaacaagaaatggatgatgatcaaaagaagcttttcaagaatcatcataaatgtaggactgttttgctgaatgctacctctcatgctgagtatgagaagatatctaacagggaaactgcctacgatatatatgagtcattgaaaatgacccatgagggaattgctcaagtcaaggagactaaagctcttgctctaatccagaaatatgaagccttcaagatggaggatgatgaagatattgagaagatgttctcaagatttcaaacgctaactgctggattgagagttctggacaaaggctacaccaaggctgatcatgtaaagaagatcatcagagattgcccagaagatggggcccagtggtgactgcattcaagattgcaaagaatctgaatgaggtttctttggaagagctaatcagtgccttgagaagccatgagatagagctggatgcaaacgagcctcagaagaaaggtaagtctattgcattaaaatctaattttaaaaaatgcactaacgcttttcaggctgaagaagtagattctgaagaatcagaatcagaagaagaagatgaactgtccatgatctccagaagggtaaaccaactctggaagagcaagcaaaggaagttcaagagcttcagaagttcaaagaaatttgaacgaggagaatcttctggtggcagaagatctgacaagaagaaggtcgtctgctatgagtgcaatgagcctggacacttcaagaatgaatgtccaaaacttcagaaggagaatcccaagaagaagtttcataagaagaaaggtcttacggcaacatgggatgattctgaatcagaatcagaatcagactctgaaggagagcaagccaattTTGCACTGAttgccacagtggatgatggatcagaatctacatcagaatcagattctgaagaggtattttctgaactatctagagatgagctagtttccattttgactgaacttctggaactcaaggctcatcttagtatctaggggtgggaataggccaggccggcctacaggggcctacggcccagcctacataggcctaggccaggccaggcctatttaataaaaaggcaaggcttaggcttttttaaaagcctattttattaaataggccaggcttaggctattaataaagcctatgaagccttataggccggcctatattttcatatatattagaaatatgCTAAATAAGTTGGTCCATGTagacatatatattagaaaaaaaggctaaatagactaccatatatatatatataaaacaaaggctaaataggtctacttatatatgcatatataggccgacctataaggcttcttaagtaatatggataaattaaaaactttaatgaaataaaggctttttaaataggctttcaggccaggccaggcttttaaaaaggccaggccaggcctaaaaactgagcctatgataggccttaggccaggcttaggccttttaagtttatcgtaggccaggctcagg
Encoded proteins:
- the LOC131658927 gene encoding uncharacterized protein LOC131658927, giving the protein MSVQLADRSVKYRVGVLENIPVRIGQFYIPTDFIIMDIKEDFNTPIILGKPFLATAGAIIDVKKGKLTFEVGEEKVEFILTRFLQAPAIEDTCYLVDVIDGCVREIGLSEESYSEVIKIPMPLIFEDDNWRPQYRDDSLRECLALTPNPIP